The window GATGATGGGCAGAAGCAGTTTTTCAGTTTCTATATTTGTTTTGCAGCTATGAAGCAGGGTTTATGGAGGGTTGTAGGAGATGTATAGGGTTATATGGATATTTTTAAAGGGTGTTTGTAAAGGGCAACTATTGGCAGCAATAGAAAAAGATGGGAATAACCAAATGTTCCCAATAGCTTGGGCTGTTGTAGGcactaaaaaaaaaaagcaaacatGGAGTTGGTTCCTCATGTTATTGCAAACTGATTTGAACATGGGAGATGGTAGGGAACTCACCATGATAAGTGACATGCAAAAGATATATACTGCTATTTAAATACTAATGTTTTTCTGGTTTAAAATACTATTATTTTTCTAGTTTAAACACTGATGTTTCTCTGGTTTAAACACTATTGTTTCTCTATTTTTATGCAATACTATTTCTCTGTTTTTATGCAGGGTCTATGTTCAGTTGTTGAAGAGATTTTACCTGAGTGTGAGCACATAATATATGCTAGACACATTCTGGCAAACTGGGCAATAAAATGGAGAGGgattgaaagaagaaaaagattctGGAGTGTTGTTAGATCAACATTTGAGTCTGAAATGAAAAGAAATCTAGATGATCTTGataaattgggtcatgacatttgtgAAGACCTAGTTAAATACAACAAAGAAAGATGGTGCAAAGCATTCTTCCAAACATTCTCCAAATGTGACAGTGTTGACAATAACATGTGTGAAAGCTTCAATGCTTGGATATTGGGCCCTAGACACAAGACAATCATATCAATGCTAGAGGAAATAAGGGTCAAAGTTATGAGTAGGGTAGCAAAGATGAGAGAATCTGCTGAAACTTGGCAGGATGGTGTATCTCCAATGGCCATGATGGTGTTCAATACTAATGTTGAGAGGTCAACGAGGGTTGACTTCATGTTTAATGGAGATACAGACTTTGAACTCAAAGATGGTCCATGCAAGTTCATTGCAGATTTAAGAACAGGCTACTGCACTTGCAGGTCTTGGGAACTGAAAGGCATTCCATGTCCACATGTTATAACAACAATGTACTTCAAGAGACTTGATCCTTCATAGAATATTGTATATTGGTACAGTAAAGAGACCTACATGAAGGCATATTCACACTTCATACAACCAGTTCCCAACATGATAATATGGCCAGAAAGTAGTAACCCCAAGGTATTATCTCCTCCAGTTCAAAATATGCCTGGAAGGCcaagaaaaaatagaagaaaggaagttggagAAATAAAAAGGGCTGAAAATTTATCAAAGAAGAGAATAACTATGACATGCTCCATTTGCAAAGCAAGTACTATAATATGAGGAGTTGTCCAACAAGACCAACAACTAATCAAGAGGTACCTTCCTACCTTCTTCCTTTATTACTATCTTCTTAGTTATCTAAGAGCTAATTACTCATTTTCTCATATAATAGACTACTAATTGCTcacaacaatcaacaacaaaaacTTTACAAAAGAGAGGCTTCAAGGACATGGTGTATTTGTTGCACAGTCTGGTTTTACAAGTATTAATGTAagtgtatttatttttttgtccTTAGATTTTATTGTCTAACATACTATATGATGTTATTGTCTAACTTGGAAATGTATCTTTTGGTTTGAATATTATCAGCATGGTTTGCCTACAATCAGAAAGGTTTATACTGGCCCTTTAATTGATTCTACCCATATTACTGGTAATATTGGATATAAGCCTTCTAAAGGTTTGAAATAGAAAGGGAAGGAAGCTGTGACTCAAAGACAACTTCAAATCCAAGCTGCAATGGCTAGAATCAAGACAAGGTCCCAATCCGCTGGAATACAAACAAGATCTAAGGTTATGGAAAAATCTCCCTCCAAGAAGACCACTTGAATTTCTTTACTGTTTGGATGTAGTATTTGATATACTAGACTTCTTTTTTGTTGAATTCGTGGGGTGACTGTTTTAGTTGAATTCATGAGGTGTCTGCTTTTTGTGGATACTGATGGTGGTACGCagctttattttgtgaacttgttTGTCATGTGTATGTCTAGCTATATATGGACAACATAGTTTAACTCTATTGTTTGATGTTAAATTCCGACTTTCTTTGTCAAATTACCAGCTATGTTAACAAAATGTTATGATTGTGATTGGTTATTTTTGTGGATACTGATGgttgtttttatataaattgtgaTTGACATCAATTCCATATGTTGACATAGTAGTGTCGAACAACATATCATATTGCTTAACTTCTATTACATACTACCAGATAACCATTATTTGTACATGAAAATCAGATTCCaaagtaaactgaaaaataatagAAACTTTAGTATTTTTTTCCTCTTCGATAGTTTGTTAGTCTTCTTCAACAACCCAGAAATAACAATGTTTGCTGGCTCCAAAAATGGAGGTTCATACCACTGAAAAAATTGACAAGAATTTGTCTTCGGATAAAGACTACATCCAAAGAATCGTCGTCCAGGATTTGCAGTAGTCCATGCAACTTTTAAAAGAGCTGGCTTGCCACATCTACAAAAAACATTCATCTTCTTTCTTCCAAGTAAAAAAATGATTGTTATTTGGGCAAAAAATAAGAGCCAAAATCTGTGTGTGTGGGGGGGAAGGGAGGGGGGGCAGGGGAGGGGGATGGAATTTGGATGGACAAAGAATGTGAGAACAAAGAAAATGCTGAAGAATTAGAAAGAAGATAATAAATAGGGGTGAAAATGGGGCTGTTACCGAGTCTTCATTTTTGGGGGAAAATGCATTTATTGCCGTTAGGGATGGTTCTAGGATTGGAAAAGGGAAATATTCAACTGATGTGACAAAAAATATACTCCCCCACGCGCACTCAGCCATTTGAACCAACTTTCACTGCCATGTGGCAGGTTAGGGGGGTAATAGCATCCGAAAAAGTAAGCATAAGGGGTAATTAAAATCACGTATAGTTAAGGTGTACGTTCATTAAAAAGTGTCAAGTTCGGGGTCTTTACCTATGCCTTAATTGAAACAAGGTAATGCAAGtacattaaaattttattttatgtaaaaaaatgaTTGGAGAGAATCTTGAGTAGCTAGAACCCTACCAAATTCTTTCAAGGCTATAaactttcaaacaaagaaaaatgaatGTATAATTTAGGATGTCTTATTTAAGCCATGCATAATCTTAATTAAACTAGTAGCCGACGAGTGGAATAGTCCATAATTAATTAATCTCGTTATTAGCATAGTTCGACCGGGCATGTTCCATAATGAAATCACAATTAAACAATTTACATGGAACAGTCTTCAACCACAACAATTGTATCCATATAGTTATAAAATTAAATGGACCTACCGCACTTGAAAAATGTACGCATTATCTTAATTTTGCCAGAACAGAAATTATCTGCTAGAAAATAGATATTTTAATTTTCTCATTTCAGGAAACCAAATTAAATGAGGTACTAAAGATCATGTTAGGCAATACTCCTAAAAGTTTATTATTCCACACCCTTAGGATGTTCATAAATCAAACGGACAAATCATATGACCATATGGTGGACTACTTATTGCTTTATCTCCATTTTTTCTTGAGCTGATGGTCTATcgaaaacaaactctttttttatAAGATTGTGGTAAGGtatgtgtacacactaccctcctcaaacTCTTTCTCCTTGATTAAGGACTTcagtttttcttcctttttcagtTTCATTACAGTTCTTCATTTTCAGAATGTCTACCCCAGAGTTTGATCATAACTTAACAAGTAACTCTGTGAATCACTTTGTGGATTATATTTACAGAGACTATAAGCAACAATGCTGGCTCTGAGCAaaagaataaaaggaaaaatgaaatgcACCATTTAAGTGGGACATGGAATACATAATAATTTGAATAATTAATCTAAATAGCCGCCCACCCAATTGCTTAAACTAAAAAATAGTCCAcagatgtatatataatataatctatgtataacATGTATATAACCATaaataatcaatgtataatttatgtatactagctagaaaaagtaaatagaaaattgccggctatttgtgtaaagatcccataATTTTGACTCTTTTGGAATTTTCACTATTGTATTCTGTCTACATATTACATActctataaaaagaaaagaaaaaagggaacaCCCCATGATTTAATAACTTTGATTAGACTTTAGAAAGAAATTAATTATAATGACATACTCCTTCCGTCTCAAATTATCTGTCATGCCTtttaaaaatagttgtctcaaattatttgtcattttagaagttcaagacaaaatattttttttattttatccttaataataatTGTTCTTGAATATGGAGATAGTAAATAAATAGAATAATTATTCAATGAAGAGAGATTAATTTTAAGacataaataaaagtaaaatagtCCAAACCCCCTcctaattattatattttaaggaGCGTGTAAGAGAGAAACACGATATATATTTCGAGACGGATGGAGTATTAAGTCACTTTGTTATTCTATGCATCATTAAGTTTTTTATACTCCATCCGGTTCATATTATCTCCCTTAGGTATCTCCTTATTCATTCTACACATCATTATTTTGTCTAAACTATCTTTTATCTCTCCAATTTAGATATTTCAGTTAAATAACAATCCACTAATTGAAGCAGTAATGATAAATTTGAATTATATTGAAATAAATTGATAGTTTGGCAAAATGATTAATACTTGGGATAGGAGGGAGTATCGATTTACAAATTAATCCTTGTttccttttttatatatattttttctttttgttgctttttcttggagtatatatatatatatatatatatatatatatatatatatatatatatatatatatatatatatatatatatatatatatatatatatatatatatatatatatatatatatatatatatatatatatatatatatatatatatatatatatatatatatagaaaagtgtGACGTGTTGAATCATGCGTGCCTTTAATTTTAAAGACAGCACAGCAGACAATTAGTTTTCTCGGTAAACTTTTCCTGTTTCCACGTAGAACAGGTCCATGGCAAGGTATATAATTTATATGCATTACAGATACGAGACAAGCTTCAGCTTTACCAATCATAAATTGTCAATATCTCCTTAATAAATTAATGTTAAAGATAAGAAGTAGTTGGGGGACAGAAAaaaaggataaagaaaagaagagatacaGTAACGTGAACAGAGATGTTCAATACTTAAATGAACTACTATATATTTGTCTCTTGGACAGTACCTTTTTGGCATACAATTTTGCCCGAGAAAGCAAGAGGAATAGCTAGAGAATTAACTGCTCTTCTATTATGCAACGACACATATATATTTCCCATCCTCCCTAGCGCTTAGCCAAGAGGAGGAAGTAAaagattaaattttaaaaacacaaaatggaagaaaaataaaGGAGAAGGCTAAAAATGAATATTCATATAACACATAGTTGAGGATAATTGAACTCTTCTAATTCTCAAGCAAGTCTAAGGAATAGCAAATTTTCTTGAACGTGGGCAAGTTGTCTTGGAACAAAGGAATGAAAACGTCAATGCTTCCGTCTCCAATGAAGGATGGGAGAAGAAACATCATGCCTTCTGTTGGGAAATAAGAAGGCATGAACATGTACGGACAACCAGTTCCAATGTCTAGGTCGTAAAATGGAAACCTTAACCAACTGTCAACTTCTAAATTAGGGCATAATATGTGCTTGTTCATGTCTGCTGTAGGGATAAGATGTTCATCTTCCTTCACTTTGTGATTAGCAAAGTCAATGAATGATCTGAAATAGTTGTTGTTCACCTTTATAACCGCGTCATGAATAAGCTTTGTTGCATAGGGAAGAGGCTCTCTCAAAAGGTCCTTCACTTTTGCAGTTGGAAATGCCCAAAGGACTAAGTTTCCGAAATACTCATTTGGTACTCTAGGGTTCAGTCTCATCCGACCATTGACAGAGATTCTTATATGGGTAGTCTCAAAGCCAGTTAAACCACGAGCTTTAGTTATGGCTCTCCACAAAtgtgcaacaaggctttcgaacGTGCTATAAGGTTTATTGTTGCCATTTATGGAAGAAGCCTTAGCCTTGAGCTTGGCAAGAAACTCTACTGTGAAATGGACTTTGTGCACCACTATATCTTCCGTTACATGATGAGCTTGGTTGAGCGAATTCTCCTTTTTAACAAACTTTGACATGAATTCTGCACCCTTATGTTCATGCTCAATGAGAGGAGGGTTTCGAGGGTTGAAAATGGTACGATCATGCAAAGGAAGTGGATTGACGTCAAGCCCACGACAGGCTTGACCCCATGCAACTAAGAAGTTGCTGGTGGAATGGCCATCCGCCACCGTATGGTGGGCGGTGAAGCCGACCACCAACGAGCCACAAGTGAATCTTGTGACTTGAACTTGAACTAATTCCACAACATTATTCAAACTAGGATGTAGTTTGAGCAAAGAAGCTGAAGGCTTAAAAGGCATTACTTTATCAAGGGTGCTATCCGATGATGCCTCGACGAATTTAACGCCTTCATCATTGAGTAAAATCACTGGATTTCCATGTTCGTCTTTTCCTAATCTTCCTGCCCATTCACGGTAAACTGCTAGGGCCTTTTGAAGTCCCAATTTAATGGCGGCATTTGGTGGGGTGGGAGGGTGATAGGCATAGATGACAGCAATTTGGGCTTCGTAGGTGACCTTATCAAATACACTAAGGGGAATGTAACCTTTAGTAGAAGGAGTGATGTCTTCGTAGAAAGGCTTAATGATTCTTGAACTTTCTACTTTGACCTTCATGATTTTGTCAATTCTTTGATTTGGCAAAGTGGAAAGAAAAGAGGAGGAGAATGAAGGTTGTTTAGCTCGAGTAATAGTAAAGGCATAACTTAGGTTTTTATAAGTATCACATGCACATGTACAGTCTTACAATATAATTGGCTAGTAAGACATGTTTGTCTTATAGAGGAAAAAATATTAAAGTTGGCAACAGAAACTAGTTAGGTAAAATAAAAGAAGACAAATTAAACACAAAAAAGGAGAAACAGGCCAGGTGGCCTATCATTCAATTAGGGAGGTGCTTAGTTGTCTTAGCTAGTTAGCTCTTGAAGATGCTTCATAGCCAActttaatgtttttttttaaatttaaaatttttgattaGGGGTTGACTTTAATCAAATTGGTGTTAATCTGTAATTGAACTACCTACAATCACATCTTCCCAACGTTGCAACGGCATGCTGTGATAGTGTGATACCAACAACCTTCTTGTTAATTGTGCTACCCTTTGACAAACTTCACAATTTTGAATGAAACTCTTTCCGGTCCCGACcattttatctttcttattttaatttaaaataagtttTCATTTACATAATtaagaagaaattaattttattttaaaaaaattttgcCATATTTTACATATTCTAATGTgttaacaattaattaaggttaatttagTGAATACATCTTTTTTCTCTAGGAGTTCGTATTTCCCTAATGAGTATGCCAAATATAAAATGGTCAACTATTGAGGACAGAGGAGTAATGAATTTGGACGCATATCCATCATTCCTGTTTTTCTTGAACACAATAGGATCAGGTCTTCTTCAATCCGTTTTCCTAAAATGAAATATATTTAGGATAAAAAGTTTGGACCTTGGCAAATGTCAATATCTATAATGTTTGATCTACAAGGCATTAATGGCATCTTAAAAATATTACCGTGTGCTGATCATGGGTATTAAAACGTAGTATGTGATTGGGATATAGTCGACAATGATTACAGTTTGTGTTCTAAAAGGTAACATGTGTTAACTTTGTTTCTTTAATTTATCTTTTGGGATATACGGGTAAATTCTCACTAGACTTCAAGACTAAACCGACAACTGTTTATCTCAATTTTTAATGGCGGCTAGTGTTGTAGTGAAGGCAGAATCGCACATTTGTAAGCTAAGGATGTAATAGTTTAATTTAAAAACTgagattttattttatatctttgattaattaatttatataactTTGTACAAGAACGCTAGAAGCCAATTTCGACCAGTTTGCATTTCAACGGGTTTTGGCAAACTTTCAAACGCATTAATTTCATACACGAAATTGCTGAAAATGACTTTATATACTAGTTCTTTACCTTATAAAATTTGTCGAGAAAATTAACTAAGATCTGAGATGAAATGTCTTGACAAAGCTAACATGTTCACACTTAATTAGAATTGCTTTTTATATCATAGATTTTGTCAAATTGAATTCTCGTGGCCAAAGCCTGAGAAACACTCAGTGTCAAACAAATACTCagaaaaactatattttttgttactattatttttgaaaagttatCTTTTATTACTTTATCCAGTAAAAAATAACCCTGCGAAGCTAAAGTCATCGTGATGAACCTTTTATTTTCTAACATTTCCTCTCAATGGGTTTTTTTTCTCACTTCTCTTCCATTTCTAATTCCATTTGATTTGGTCCACGTATACTGTCAATTCGATTGGTAGTGACTCTGAGAATCGAAATTGCTTCTTGTCAACATTTACCAATAAAAGCAGCTGAATTAGGTGAAGAATATAGATGCCTCAGTAGAAAATGCTACATTTGGCAAATAATTGTCACTTTGGCTTGGATTTAGACTTGTGGTAGTTGTGGAAATTGTACTGCTTTGAATAAGACTGATGTGTGTGTACTCCAAGATCGAGTAGTTAACTTGGAATATTCGGAGTTTCCATCTATATGCCAAAAAGAGATATGAACTGATTTCAAATGGTAGTTGTCTCGTGTTATAGATGGCATTAATTTCGGCCTATAATATTCTAGAGTGTGATGTTTTACACATGTCGTTTCCACGATCACTAACATGAAGTAAAGGACGTAGCAGTCCAGTCGTTGGATTTAATGCATTATAGAGGAAATCAAACCTTTTGATAGTTGTATGTGAAAATGTGTGAACCTAGGACCAAAGTTCCTCCTCATCCCTTTGTTAAAATGGGCTTAAAAATCGTGGATATAACTTAGTATTACTACTAATTTGCTGATCAATATTCTCTTTTTGATCGAAAATAATTCTCAAAATCTCAAAAACGAGCTTTCAATTGGTAATTAAGTTTCATGTGATGCTCATAAATGAGATCAGATGATGAGGATAGGTTAAGGAGAAAACTTATCACAAGATTATAGTCTAACAAGCTTGTGAAAGAAGATATGCGTGTGACACCTTAATGTAAATTCTGCATATATAAAAGGAGGTAAAAATAAAATAGTACTACATAAGATAAAAGTATAAGTTCACGTGATATAAACGCTTCTAATCTAGATGTGATATAGCTCAAAGAATAAATCCTACAGTCTCTTGGCTGAAGCGGATAAATGGCCGATAATACGCCATATATTTGAGATGTGACAAATATGATAGCAAAGTTTGACTAGCAACAAATAGCAAAGTGGGGAAATAGAAAGGGAGATAAGGtgaaatttttaattaaaagataTAAAGtgaaatttttaattaaaagataTAAAATCAGATGATCCGCTCTGCTGTGAAGTCTTATGAGCCAAACGCATGCCATAAAGGAGGatcgttttatttatttatttatttattttactatttttccttgGGAGTTGTGGAAATTAGCGGAAGGACAAAGACGTGGGAAGCGGTCATACGGACCATAAGATAAACATAACATAATACCAAAATTGTGGTCCTTATGGAGTAGACACTAGACACAAGTTCTTAATAATTTCTACGACTTGTATTTAAAATTAAACCAATTTGGTTAATAGTCATAGGcataattatttgtttaattttctaTTCGTTGGTCTCCTACTTCCAACGCCATTGGTACGTCCTTTTTATTCATGCGTGTGTTGAGCCAACGTTTGATTATTTTCACGATATTAGTACACTAGAAATGTAATTAAAGAAAGGTTTAGGAATATAATAGTTTTTGTGGCAAAGCAAATAAAAGAATAATTCagatttttaataattaattgtacTTCACTTTCCTTAAtataaaagaataataataatggaCATGGAGAGAATAAGGAAATAGAAATCTTATTGATAATTTCTGCTTTCTTCCGATAGGAATTAACAAGTTCTTCCAATGACAAAGAATCACAATAATACCGACAATTGATAATATTACTTTGTCGTTTTCTCGATGAGGAACAAGGTATAAAAAGAGAATTTATATAAGAGTACAATTCATAACCGTCACTTGCCCTATTTAATTCTTGTTCGTTACGAGTACTTATTACATTGATTACCCATTATGTGGGTGGTTTGTAATGGTTGAAGTAATAATAGCCAGTCGCGCATAATCAGTGATTCAGCTGAGTTCTTTCCATATTCGTGGCTATTAATGATCTTTTCATCTCGGTGACCCCCTGTGTCCTTAATTACAAGTACCTATTTTTTATCTCTCAACTAATAGGCACGGTATCCTCGTAAGACGATCCCGTGAGTATTATTCATACCTTTCTGTACACCATTCTTCTTTATTGCTTTGATTCTCATGCTACTTGTCATCATAATATTGGTCCACATTATGAATTTATTTTCCACAAATACATTCACATTATGTTTATCTCTATATTgactttgatttgaacttttaatAAGGAAAAATTACTAAGATAGATAAGACACAAAGTATAAGGTGAATTAAAATGTTTGTCTACAAATATTTCTTAAACATTTTAAAATCCGTAAATATTTATCTTGAAAACAGAGACAAAAATAATGTCGAAATGAAACTAAAACGGGCAAATTTGAACAGAATTCGATAAATTTTAGGAAGGATGGAGTAAATGATAGGAGGCAGAAGCAATACACATGGATGTTTACTCGTAAAGCGGttcagttgaatttatatgtgatttctagacaagtgaattaattcgatcctgaaataataaaataatagaagaaatacgcaatacttagccttgaaatgaagataaaattgCAGAAACAGTAATTCCGGGAGCAGAGCTTCCGGACACAACAATGATGAAATCAAGGAACAAAaagataaaattgtataaagTTTTGAATCGATTATAGCATAAATTTGTCAGAAAAGTCGTGTCCTTTATAATGAtaacagagctcactatttataattGCACCCAggaaacaaggtcctaggatcatgttcttctttaatgtcaattatgagagccattgaagaatgtgtaacggtgagcataaatgacaaattctctgtaacgggcaACACACTAAATACTGTgaaatattctctattaaatgctaccgggcggaGGATATTTATTGCATCTTTACGAGTGTCATTCTTTTCATTGACAAACGGGATAATTGCCTTCGGTTTTAACTATCCCCCGCCTTAGGCTTCCACGTGTCCCTCTCTCAAACAGACACAtaacataacatattttaccctatatagatagtctccctgctttccggtgacataactttgtgttaccggaaacttggtagaaacactctttttGGCAGGAATTACTTATGATTTATTCTGAAAAGCATCTGACAGTTAATTAGATGCACATCTCttcgcatttaatgccccgaacatgcgtcatcccacgattcagcatAACTTTTGTCGGTTATCAAGGTAATCATGGCCACGAATTTAGCTACCTAAACCTTTACTAATACGCATCAATCTCCTTCATTCATACTCCATAACTctccaaactctctaaaactctcTCTATCCAACTTGTATCTTGTTCGTCAACCTTTCTTTAACTCTCTTCAaacgaatttttttttctttctttcataacatataatggcttcttcttcaaagaatACAAGTTTctcaaagaacaagaacaaagccGAGTACGCTTCTCCTCCAACAGTGAAAAAAATATTCCCAGAAGTCTTGTTACAACAAAAGACTTCGAACAGAAATTTCCTTCTGTTAGCCCTCGTACATGGGCCGTTAGAaggtatccttcttccatccgtccttccagcattcctgctgtgaaggaagattgtCATTTCCAGGACCTAGACATTATCGCTCCCGACCTGGCGGAGCGGGTAACCTTACCCAAGAAGAGTTTTACGTACTTCTATACGTATCCCTTCACTTTAGAGACATTTTCTctgagtggagagcttgactccgTCATTGAAGAGTTTTGCCTCCGCTATCAAGTGTGTCTGGCACATGTGAGTCCCTCCGTGTGGAGGACGATTGCTTGCCTTCGACGCCGATACCAGAAAACGGGAGAGGAGCTAACTTTAGCTCATgtgatgaacctttattcccccaagatcttCCGTGGGGGGATGATCAACTTCAG is drawn from Nicotiana tabacum cultivar K326 chromosome 22, ASM71507v2, whole genome shotgun sequence and contains these coding sequences:
- the LOC107801372 gene encoding agmatine coumaroyltransferase-2, yielding MKVKVESSRIIKPFYEDITPSTKGYIPLSVFDKVTYEAQIAVIYAYHPPTPPNAAIKLGLQKALAVYREWAGRLGKDEHGNPVILLNDEGVKFVEASSDSTLDKVMPFKPSASLLKLHPSLNNVVELVQVQVTRFTCGSLVVGFTAHHTVADGHSTSNFLVAWGQACRGLDVNPLPLHDRTIFNPRNPPLIEHEHKGAEFMSKFVKKENSLNQAHHVTEDIVVHKVHFTVEFLAKLKAKASSINGNNKPYSTFESLVAHLWRAITKARGLTGFETTHIRISVNGRMRLNPRVPNEYFGNLVLWAFPTAKVKDLLREPLPYATKLIHDAVIKVNNNYFRSFIDFANHKVKEDEHLIPTADMNKHILCPNLEVDSWLRFPFYDLDIGTGCPYMFMPSYFPTEGMMFLLPSFIGDGSIDVFIPLFQDNLPTFKKICYSLDLLEN